AAATCGCTTATGATATGCTATTATCAGGAATTGGAAAACATACCACAAGCATCATACAATCCATTGAAAAATCATATAAAGAGGGGATTACCGATGAGTTTATTAAACCTATTGTTAGAGTTGACGATAAAGGTAATCCCATTGGTACTATAAAAGAGGGCGATGTTGTTATCTGTTTCAACTTTAGAACAGATAGATTACGGGAGATGACCGTTGTTTTAACCCAAAAGGATATGCCTGAGTTTGGGATGAAAACATTACCGCTACATTACGTTACCCTCACCAGCTACGATGAGTCTTTCAAAGGAGTTAATATGGTATATGAGAAGGATAATCTTTCCAATACACTTGGAGAGGTTGTTTCAAAGGCAGGTTTAAACCAGCTTCGAATTGCCGAAACCGAAAAGTATGCGCATGTTACCTTCTTCTTCTCAGGCGGTCGCGAAAAGATTTTTACAAATGAGCAAAGAATTATGATTCCCTCGCCAAAAGTTGCTACCTACGATCTTAAGCCAGAGATGAGCGCTTATGAAGTAAAGGATGCATTAGTAGATGAGCTAAAAAATCAGACACACCATTTTATATGTCTCAATTTTGCAAATGGCGATATGGTAGGCCATACTGGTATTTATGAAGCTATTTCAAAAGCCATTAAAGCTGTTGATAGTTGTGTTCACGATGTTGTTGAAACAGCAAAAGCAAATGGTTATACCGTTATCATTATTGCCGATCATGGAAATGCAGATTATGCAATTAACCCTGATGGTTCGCCTAATACCGCTCACTCTTTAAATCCCGTTCCAATTATTCTGGTTTCCGAAAAGTATAAAAAGGTTGATAGTGGAATCCTTGCGGATGTTGCACCCACAATTCTTTCAATAATGGGATTAACAATACCCAAAGAAATGACTGGGAAAGTATTGTGCAAATAAATCATAGAACTTCTAATGATTCAAATTGACGATAAAGTACTAAGTATTGATATTCTCCAAAAGCATTTCTGCTGTGATTTGGCAAAATGCCTTGGAGCATGCTGCGTTTATGGACAATCCGGTGCTCCATTGGATAAGGATGAGATTGTAATCCTTGAAGATATTCTTGATACCATTAAGCCATACCTTAAACCCGAAGGGCTAAAGGCCATTCAGAAACAAGGTGTTGCAATAATAGATACCGATGGTGATTTAGTTACTCCCCTTATTGATGGGAAGGAGTGCGCTTATAGTATCAACAAAAATGGAGTTTGCCTTTGCGCAATTGAGCAGGCTTGGCTTGATAAAAAGGTTGATTTTCGTAAACCTATTTCGTGTCATCTTTACCCAATTAGAGTGAAAAGGTTCACATCATTTATTGGACTTAGTTACGATCAGTGGGATATATGCGAACCTGCACGTAAACTTGGCTTAAATAAAAACCTACCTGTTTATAAATGTTTAGAGGATGCCATTACACGTGCTTTTGGTAAAGAGTTCTATCAACAGGTTGAAGAGGCAGCAAAGCTAATTGAAAAGGAGAATATCAAAGGTTGATATTTTAACATGAGTTCGATCTAAACATAATACTTTGATTTTCTTATAGAGATAGATTGTTGCTTTGTCATGCTGAACGGAGTGAAGCATCTGCTTTATAGATAATTAGATCCTTCGCTTCGCTCAGGATGACATCTTACATCAAACTAGAGATTAAACCGTTTTGAGTTTGATAAGAGTTCCGAACTTTTTAAAAAGTTCGGAACTCTTGGTTTTAAAAAGGTAATATTCTAACGTCAGTTCGAAATAAGGAATTATATTGAAGAGTTGAGAATTTAAGGTGTTACACATTGTAGATTTTGCATTTATGCAAAATCAAAAAACCTCTGTGTTCTTTGTGTTTCTCAGTATCAACAAACATTATTATGGTAAGCTTGTATCTTATTAAACCGACCATTTTGTTAAATCCAAAACTTAAAATCTCTGTGTTAAAACATATGTCGAACTTATGTTATTTTAATAAAAATTGCATAATATTATACCCGTAAATATTAAAAAATCAAAACCATGGATTACATAAAGAAATATGTTGACGAAAACAAGGATAGATTTCTTGAAGAGCTTTTTGGATTGATACGTATTCCTTCAATCAGCTCATTAAGCGAAAATCACCCTGATATGGTAAAGGCGGCTGAGTATTGGGCTAAAACCATACTTAATGCTGGAGCCGACAAAGCCGAGGTAATGCCAACAGACGGAAATCCAATAGTTTATGGGGAAAAAATAATCGATCCTAAATTACCCACCGTGCTTGTTTACGCTCATTACGATGTAATGCCTGTTGATCCTTTAGAATTGTGGAATTCAAAACCTTTTGAACCAGAAATTCGTGATGGTAGGATATGGGCTCGTGGAGCTAACGATGATAAAGGTCAATCATTTATTCACGCCAAAGCCTTTGAATTGATGGTTAAAACCAACACTCTTCCCTGTAATATAAAATTTATGATTGAAGGGGAGGAGGAGATTGGTTCACCAAGCATTACAAAGTGGTGTGCTACTCATAAAGATCTGCTTAAAGCGGATGT
This portion of the Bacteroidales bacterium genome encodes:
- a CDS encoding DUF3109 family protein, giving the protein MIQIDDKVLSIDILQKHFCCDLAKCLGACCVYGQSGAPLDKDEIVILEDILDTIKPYLKPEGLKAIQKQGVAIIDTDGDLVTPLIDGKECAYSINKNGVCLCAIEQAWLDKKVDFRKPISCHLYPIRVKRFTSFIGLSYDQWDICEPARKLGLNKNLPVYKCLEDAITRAFGKEFYQQVEEAAKLIEKENIKG
- a CDS encoding 2,3-bisphosphoglycerate-independent phosphoglycerate mutase, giving the protein MENNSKVLLMILDGWGIGDKQKSDAIFSNHPEYMNKLSATYPNAQLLTSGENVGLPDGQMGNSEVGHLNIGAGRVVYQDLVMINKEIKENKISSNPVLVQAFKYAQEKGVAVHFLGLVSDGGVHSLDKHLYKLCDITKEYNLDKVYIHAFTDGRDTDPESGLGFIKSLENHLKSSNGVIATLVGRYYAMDRDKRWERIKIAYDMLLSGIGKHTTSIIQSIEKSYKEGITDEFIKPIVRVDDKGNPIGTIKEGDVVICFNFRTDRLREMTVVLTQKDMPEFGMKTLPLHYVTLTSYDESFKGVNMVYEKDNLSNTLGEVVSKAGLNQLRIAETEKYAHVTFFFSGGREKIFTNEQRIMIPSPKVATYDLKPEMSAYEVKDALVDELKNQTHHFICLNFANGDMVGHTGIYEAISKAIKAVDSCVHDVVETAKANGYTVIIIADHGNADYAINPDGSPNTAHSLNPVPIILVSEKYKKVDSGILADVAPTILSIMGLTIPKEMTGKVLCK